A genomic region of Barnesiella viscericola DSM 18177 contains the following coding sequences:
- the rplS gene encoding 50S ribosomal protein L19, with product MDLVKIAEEAFACGKEHPDFRSGDTITVSYRIKEGNKERIQQFRGDVIRISGHGNKKRFTVRKMSGNVGVERIFPIESPFIEEIVINRRGKVRRAKLYYLRALTGKKARIKEKRV from the coding sequence ATGGATTTAGTTAAGATTGCAGAAGAAGCATTCGCATGCGGTAAAGAGCACCCCGATTTTCGCAGTGGTGACACGATTACCGTATCTTACCGTATCAAAGAGGGTAACAAGGAGCGTATCCAGCAATTCCGCGGGGACGTTATCCGTATCTCGGGTCACGGTAACAAAAAGCGTTTTACGGTTCGCAAGATGTCGGGCAACGTAGGTGTAGAAAGAATCTTCCCCATCGAGTCGCCGTTCATCGAAGAGATCGTAATCAACCGTCGTGGTAAAGTGCGTCGCGCCAAATTGTACTATCTGCGTGCACTCACCGGTAAAAAAGCCCGTATCAAAGAGAAGAGAGTTTAA
- a CDS encoding 5'-nucleotidase C-terminal domain-containing protein, with amino-acid sequence MKTTQKHLYTIFAAALLTLSACTTARTEFDITSRLIPVDAHWDQTPEPEMEALVAQYKTSVDSIMHIVIGTASQYMEAARPGSLLTNLTADIIKSEAASTFGEPVDLAITNIGGIRNPLMQGEITLGTVYSIFPFDNTLCLIKLKGSDLRALFDIIASRGGEAVSHEVRMTLADGKATNLTIDEAPIDDNRIYSVATIDYVANGGDHMTPCLNATERKNSATSLRDAVINYIGNETRAHRAISALDEVRIAPANPQ; translated from the coding sequence ATGAAAACAACACAGAAACATCTCTACACCATATTTGCGGCTGCGCTGCTCACCCTCTCGGCCTGCACCACGGCGCGCACGGAGTTTGACATCACCTCGCGGCTCATACCTGTCGACGCCCATTGGGACCAGACGCCCGAGCCCGAGATGGAGGCGCTTGTAGCCCAATACAAAACGAGTGTCGACAGCATCATGCACATCGTCATCGGCACAGCAAGCCAATACATGGAGGCGGCCCGTCCCGGCTCCCTGCTCACCAACCTGACGGCCGACATCATCAAGAGCGAGGCGGCAAGCACCTTCGGCGAACCGGTCGACCTGGCCATCACCAACATCGGTGGCATACGCAATCCGCTGATGCAGGGCGAGATTACACTCGGCACCGTCTACTCCATCTTCCCCTTCGACAATACGCTCTGCCTCATCAAGTTGAAAGGTAGCGACCTGCGTGCCCTCTTCGACATCATCGCATCGCGGGGCGGCGAGGCTGTCAGCCACGAGGTGCGCATGACCCTGGCCGACGGGAAAGCGACCAACCTCACCATCGACGAGGCTCCCATCGACGACAACCGCATCTACTCGGTGGCCACCATCGACTACGTAGCCAACGGGGGCGACCACATGACGCCGTGTCTGAATGCAACCGAGCGGAAAAACAGCGCCACCTCCCTGCGCGACGCCGTCATCAACTACATCGGAAACGAAACCCGGGCACATCGTGCCATCTCGGCTCTGGACGAGGTGCGCATCGCTCCGGCCAACCCTCAATAA
- a CDS encoding bifunctional metallophosphatase/5'-nucleotidase, whose product MVIKKIFGITAICLSVALCGLAQEGRVVILHTNDTHSQIEPFDPSHKSYGGLGGVVRRMAIIDSIRSAEPNVLLVDAGDAIQGTPYFNLFGGDVEFKAMNAMGYDVRTLGNHEFDAGMTKLAELVKQSTADFISTNYDLSATPLAGLVKPWVIREIGGYRVGFLALNVNPENLIPAELCKGVVFHDPIEAANKTARLLKEKGADIVVVLSHLGYSAENASDTTDPQVAAASSDIDLIIGGHSHTVIDPEKIDANPDSELRYRVKNREGREVVIAQTGMGGAYLGYIAIDPHKSK is encoded by the coding sequence ATGGTAATAAAGAAAATCTTCGGAATCACGGCCATATGCCTCTCGGTCGCCCTGTGCGGACTGGCGCAGGAGGGGCGCGTCGTCATCTTGCACACCAACGACACCCACAGCCAGATAGAACCCTTCGACCCGTCGCACAAAAGCTACGGCGGACTGGGCGGCGTGGTGCGCCGCATGGCCATCATCGACAGCATTCGCAGTGCCGAGCCCAACGTGCTGCTGGTCGATGCGGGCGATGCCATTCAGGGCACGCCCTATTTCAACCTCTTCGGGGGCGATGTCGAATTTAAGGCGATGAACGCCATGGGCTACGATGTGCGCACACTGGGCAACCACGAGTTCGACGCGGGCATGACGAAGCTCGCCGAGCTGGTCAAGCAATCGACGGCCGACTTCATCTCGACCAACTACGACCTGTCGGCCACGCCGCTGGCCGGGTTGGTGAAGCCGTGGGTAATCCGCGAAATAGGCGGCTATCGGGTAGGCTTCCTGGCCCTGAATGTCAACCCCGAGAATCTGATTCCGGCCGAACTGTGCAAAGGGGTGGTATTCCACGACCCCATCGAGGCGGCCAACAAGACGGCCCGACTGCTCAAAGAGAAGGGGGCCGACATCGTGGTGGTTCTCTCGCACCTGGGCTACTCGGCCGAGAATGCCTCCGACACGACCGACCCGCAGGTGGCTGCCGCCAGCAGTGACATCGACCTTATCATCGGCGGACACTCGCACACCGTAATCGACCCCGAGAAAATCGATGCCAACCCCGATTCCGAGTTGCGCTACCGCGTGAAGAACCGGGAGGGCCGCGAGGTGGTCATCGCCCAAACCGGTATGGGCGGAGCCTACCTGGGCTACATCGCCATCGATCCTCACAAAAGTAAATAA
- the porT gene encoding type IX secretion/gliding motility protein PorT/SprT, which produces MMNRRLHSNSLWQRIFLCRISAARWCAGVVVLLSLVGGTVWAQPRKVQNLPYADYKLLHLGFSIGTHVQDMTFVHSGFVTESGESWYMDIPDFSPGFNVNLMADLYLCQYLNLRVSPGIFFGNKVVKYRESNTQEYRTQDLKSNYIVLPVELKFSAERCNNYRPYLIGGVMATADVSKKRNDLLKLNTFDGYLTIGFGCDLYLPYFKLIPELKFCFGLTNVINRNRNDLNDPADIKFTQSLKKATSNMVVLSFYFE; this is translated from the coding sequence ATGATGAACCGAAGGCTACATAGCAATTCTCTGTGGCAGCGGATATTCTTGTGCAGAATATCGGCCGCGCGGTGGTGTGCCGGGGTGGTTGTGCTCCTGTCGCTGGTAGGCGGCACGGTGTGGGCGCAGCCCCGCAAGGTGCAGAATCTGCCTTATGCCGACTACAAGCTGTTGCACCTGGGTTTCTCCATCGGTACCCATGTGCAGGACATGACCTTCGTCCACTCGGGGTTCGTCACCGAGAGTGGCGAAAGCTGGTACATGGATATTCCCGATTTTTCGCCGGGCTTCAACGTGAATCTCATGGCCGACCTCTACCTGTGCCAATACCTCAACTTGCGGGTGTCGCCGGGTATCTTCTTTGGCAACAAGGTGGTGAAGTACCGGGAGTCGAATACGCAGGAGTACCGGACTCAGGACCTGAAATCGAACTATATCGTGCTGCCCGTCGAGTTGAAGTTCAGCGCCGAGCGCTGCAACAACTATCGCCCCTATCTGATAGGCGGTGTGATGGCTACGGCCGACGTGTCGAAGAAGCGGAACGACCTGCTCAAACTGAATACCTTTGACGGTTACCTGACTATCGGTTTCGGGTGTGACCTTTATCTGCCCTATTTCAAACTGATTCCCGAACTGAAATTCTGCTTCGGGCTGACCAATGTGATTAATCGCAATCGCAACGACTTGAATGACCCTGCCGATATCAAGTTTACCCAATCCTTGAAAAAGGCCACCTCCAACATGGTGGTGCTTTCGTTCTACTTTGAATAA
- a CDS encoding glycoside hydrolase family 3 N-terminal domain-containing protein, with amino-acid sequence MKRLAVYTALLLTLFAPSGQAAEPTLLREADRQKMEQWTDSVFNTLSPAERTAQLFVITVRNSDTPQNRQSLRRLVRELKVGGLLFDSGSVQDQAALTNYCQALSKVPLLMTLDGEWGLAMRLTDTPKFPFNMTLGAVQDDSLLYEYGRAVGRQCRRMGIQVNFAPVLDINSNPANPVIGKRSFGQALDNVSAKGIAYARGLEAEGVLSVAKHFPGHGDTSEDSHNTLPLVPHSKERLLRMEIEPFKRYVDSGLSGIMVGHLNIPALDPSGRPASLSGEIVHDLLCDSLGFEGLVFTDALKMKGASTFGNTALLALLAGNDIVLNPSNPEAQLKAIAQAVADGQLSQQFIDEKCKKILRYKYALGLACRKAIDMERLVADLNAPEYEALNRRLHSEALTLLHNRHHTIPVTLLDKTRIAVVSVGSNSQSVFQKTTALYTPEAGRFDDSTDLSLLLDTLHHYDRVIVAIHSDKTQYRARIGRLCQTGKAIAVCFFSPYQMSRLGHELAHNRALLLAYEDTPLMQEYAAQAIFGGCAIGGKLPVDLEGAFEQGEGIRTEKCRLGYTLPEVVGMDSRLLAKVDSIIAEGIAQEAFPGCQLLVARRGEVVWNKAYGYFDYETRRHPVATDDLYDLASVSKATGTLPAVMKACDDGRIELGRPMSHYFAPLRKSDKRNLTVRQALLHETGLRASLNMGSVLIDPQSFTPPLFKRRSDATYSIPVDACTFANHHARLRTDLVATQPSEKFPIEIARGVYGAASLPDTLIARIIATPLRRSKRYLYSCLNFILLKETVESATGEPMDQYLHKHIYAPLGMTTTGYRPLDRFPVERIAPTEHDYLYRRQLIDGYVHDETAAFFGGVQGNAGLFACANDLAKLCQMWLNNGSYGGEQILSAETVHRFLTEKSATSRRGLGFDKPDTKDSEKSPTAPEASAATVGHLGFTGTCFWIDPEQELIYIFLCNRIYPSRTHNALAELNVRPELFSAIYRAITDYSK; translated from the coding sequence ATGAAAAGACTGGCAGTATATACGGCACTTCTCCTCACCCTGTTCGCCCCATCGGGACAGGCGGCCGAACCGACCCTGTTACGGGAGGCCGACCGACAAAAGATGGAACAGTGGACCGACTCGGTATTCAACACTCTCTCGCCCGCAGAGCGCACGGCCCAGCTGTTTGTCATCACCGTACGCAACAGCGACACGCCCCAAAACCGCCAGTCGCTGCGACGCCTCGTGCGGGAGTTGAAGGTGGGCGGACTGCTTTTCGACTCGGGATCGGTACAGGACCAGGCGGCCCTCACCAACTACTGCCAGGCCCTGTCGAAGGTCCCCCTGCTCATGACCCTCGACGGTGAATGGGGGCTGGCCATGCGCCTGACCGACACGCCCAAGTTTCCCTTCAACATGACGCTGGGAGCCGTTCAAGACGACTCGCTTCTTTATGAATACGGGCGGGCCGTAGGCCGACAATGCCGTCGCATGGGCATACAGGTCAACTTTGCCCCGGTGCTCGACATCAACAGCAACCCCGCCAATCCGGTTATCGGCAAACGCTCGTTCGGGCAGGCGCTCGACAACGTCTCGGCCAAGGGCATCGCCTATGCGCGGGGGCTCGAAGCCGAGGGGGTATTGTCGGTGGCCAAACATTTCCCGGGCCACGGCGACACCTCGGAGGATTCGCACAACACGCTGCCGCTCGTGCCTCACAGCAAAGAGCGACTCCTGCGCATGGAGATAGAACCCTTCAAACGCTACGTCGACAGCGGGCTGTCGGGCATCATGGTGGGCCACTTGAATATCCCCGCACTGGACCCTTCGGGCCGGCCGGCCTCGCTCTCGGGCGAAATCGTGCACGACCTGCTGTGCGACTCGCTGGGTTTCGAAGGACTCGTCTTCACCGACGCCCTGAAAATGAAAGGGGCTTCTACCTTCGGCAACACGGCCCTGTTGGCCCTGCTGGCGGGCAACGACATCGTGCTGAACCCCTCGAATCCCGAGGCTCAGCTCAAAGCCATCGCCCAGGCGGTAGCCGATGGCCAACTTTCGCAACAGTTCATCGACGAGAAATGTAAAAAGATACTGCGATACAAGTATGCGCTGGGTCTGGCCTGCCGGAAGGCCATCGACATGGAGCGGCTCGTGGCCGACCTGAACGCGCCCGAATACGAGGCGTTGAACCGCCGGCTCCACAGCGAGGCACTCACCCTGCTGCACAACCGCCACCACACGATACCCGTCACCCTCCTGGACAAGACTCGGATAGCCGTCGTATCGGTGGGGAGCAACTCCCAATCGGTATTCCAGAAGACCACGGCACTCTACACTCCCGAGGCGGGACGCTTCGACGACAGCACCGACCTGTCGCTGCTGCTCGACACCCTGCACCACTACGACCGGGTGATTGTGGCCATACACAGCGACAAGACCCAGTACCGGGCCCGCATCGGGCGCCTCTGCCAAACGGGCAAAGCCATCGCCGTCTGCTTCTTCTCGCCCTACCAGATGAGCCGACTGGGACACGAGTTGGCCCACAACCGCGCCTTGCTGCTGGCCTACGAAGATACACCACTCATGCAGGAGTATGCTGCACAGGCAATCTTCGGCGGCTGTGCCATCGGCGGGAAACTGCCGGTAGACCTGGAAGGAGCCTTTGAACAGGGCGAGGGCATACGCACCGAGAAGTGCCGCCTGGGCTACACCCTGCCCGAGGTCGTGGGCATGGACAGCCGACTGCTCGCGAAGGTCGACTCGATCATTGCCGAGGGTATCGCACAAGAGGCCTTCCCGGGGTGCCAACTGCTGGTGGCCCGCCGGGGCGAGGTGGTGTGGAACAAAGCCTACGGCTATTTCGACTACGAGACCCGTCGCCACCCGGTCGCCACCGACGACCTCTACGACCTGGCTTCGGTCTCGAAAGCTACGGGCACCCTGCCCGCCGTGATGAAGGCCTGCGACGACGGCCGCATTGAACTGGGTCGTCCCATGAGCCACTACTTTGCACCGCTGCGCAAGAGCGACAAGCGGAACCTCACCGTGCGCCAGGCACTGCTCCACGAGACCGGCCTGCGGGCCTCGCTGAACATGGGGTCCGTCCTCATCGACCCTCAAAGTTTCACCCCGCCGCTTTTCAAACGCCGGTCGGACGCTACCTACTCGATACCGGTCGATGCCTGCACCTTTGCCAACCATCACGCTCGGCTGCGCACCGACCTCGTTGCCACGCAACCCTCCGAGAAGTTTCCCATCGAAATTGCCCGCGGAGTATATGGTGCCGCGTCGCTCCCCGACACCCTCATCGCCCGCATCATCGCCACCCCCCTGCGCCGCTCGAAGCGCTACCTGTACAGCTGCCTCAACTTCATTCTCCTGAAAGAGACGGTCGAGAGCGCCACAGGCGAACCGATGGACCAGTATTTGCACAAACACATCTATGCCCCGCTGGGCATGACGACCACGGGATACCGTCCGCTCGACCGGTTTCCCGTCGAACGGATAGCCCCCACCGAGCACGACTACCTCTACCGTCGGCAACTGATTGATGGCTATGTGCACGATGAGACGGCCGCCTTCTTCGGCGGCGTGCAGGGCAACGCCGGGCTCTTCGCCTGTGCCAACGACTTGGCCAAACTCTGCCAGATGTGGCTCAACAATGGTTCGTATGGAGGGGAACAGATTCTGTCGGCCGAGACCGTGCACCGCTTCCTGACCGAGAAGAGTGCCACCAGTCGCCGCGGACTGGGCTTTGACAAGCCCGACACGAAAGATTCCGAGAAGAGCCCCACCGCCCCCGAAGCCTCGGCTGCTACCGTGGGGCATCTGGGATTTACCGGAACCTGCTTCTGGATAGACCCCGAGCAGGAGCTCATCTACATCTTCCTCTGCAACCGCATCTATCCCTCGCGCACGCACAACGCCCTGGCCGAACTCAACGTCCGGCCCGAACTCTTCTCGGCCATCTACCGGGCCATCACCGATTATTCAAAGTAG
- a CDS encoding tetratricopeptide repeat protein, producing MKKLIILILLFIPLYSHAQKMLEVIDISNTASIDIFAHEDRKEALIRFVCDKSMELIFKSNYDSPYHKDILSITIDTIGTDKQYSLVIPTEGKGTSYDGRILTIYCNGFDKYEMPNFNFPAGLAKTYQVSDPYRKLKNPYFQAIDNATKLFASGNYIQAKTQLALAKQTPEYKLYNDSVDYKMAAADSIIKWRDLGDAALKEINYMTASRYFDKILKLNPQDEYVRDKYESTLISMSTDCQNYFMLAEDLFANKDYDRALTYYQKIIDQECILATQAQEKILYIKDWKESRKSKSEFFVYEYNPTTPIGFSVGTCNTHKSGGFFTLRTNVDVFHAMKGVPDELIHPRANVAFGWVIKVYPPVWFTLGPGYSGHGIWKTVLDEDNEEEHEFVWANAISPEVGVIVKFWHITLKYSFQYNFNLEPSYSDMFKKMGHYVGIGVCW from the coding sequence ATGAAAAAACTGATTATTCTCATTCTCTTATTCATACCACTTTACAGTCACGCGCAAAAGATGCTCGAGGTAATCGACATAAGCAACACCGCATCGATTGATATTTTTGCCCACGAAGACCGCAAAGAGGCATTGATCCGGTTCGTATGCGACAAATCCATGGAACTGATATTCAAGAGCAACTACGATAGCCCTTACCATAAGGACATTCTCTCGATAACCATCGACACCATAGGAACCGACAAACAATACTCGCTGGTTATTCCTACCGAAGGGAAGGGCACCAGCTACGACGGTCGAATACTGACCATCTACTGCAACGGATTCGACAAATACGAAATGCCCAATTTCAATTTCCCTGCGGGTCTGGCCAAAACCTATCAGGTGTCCGACCCCTATCGGAAGCTGAAAAATCCCTATTTCCAAGCCATAGACAACGCCACCAAACTGTTTGCCTCCGGTAACTATATCCAGGCCAAAACCCAGTTGGCACTGGCCAAACAAACGCCTGAATACAAGCTCTACAACGACTCGGTCGACTATAAGATGGCCGCCGCAGACTCCATCATCAAATGGCGCGACTTGGGCGATGCCGCTTTAAAAGAGATCAACTACATGACTGCGAGCCGATATTTCGACAAAATTTTGAAACTGAATCCGCAAGACGAATATGTACGCGACAAGTACGAGAGTACCTTGATCTCCATGTCGACCGACTGCCAGAACTATTTCATGCTGGCCGAAGATCTGTTTGCCAACAAAGACTATGATCGGGCCCTGACCTATTACCAGAAAATCATCGACCAGGAGTGTATTCTCGCCACACAGGCCCAGGAAAAGATACTCTACATCAAAGACTGGAAAGAATCCCGAAAATCAAAATCCGAGTTCTTCGTGTATGAATACAACCCCACGACCCCCATCGGGTTCTCGGTTGGTACCTGCAACACTCACAAAAGCGGAGGCTTCTTTACCCTGCGTACCAACGTCGATGTGTTTCATGCCATGAAGGGTGTCCCCGACGAGTTGATACACCCCCGAGCCAATGTCGCCTTCGGCTGGGTTATTAAAGTCTACCCGCCGGTTTGGTTCACACTCGGACCCGGATATTCGGGGCACGGTATCTGGAAAACGGTTCTTGACGAAGACAACGAAGAGGAGCACGAATTTGTCTGGGCCAACGCCATATCACCCGAGGTGGGTGTCATCGTAAAATTCTGGCACATCACCCTCAAATACTCGTTCCAATACAACTTCAACCTGGAACCGTCGTACAGCGACATGTTCAAGAAAATGGGACATTACGTCGGTATTGGTGTCTGCTGGTAA